A genomic segment from Falsibacillus pallidus encodes:
- a CDS encoding GNAT family N-acetyltransferase: MVELDFMKSEYIPFLKNYHLDTEQREFTAMPMGALEKCEKDVERHPIVILYKGEPAGFFVLHEGDGPKTYTDDPHALLLRAYSISTSFQGKGIAKESMKRLPGFVQKHFPDKKEVVLGVNHGNQPAKTLYLKAGFEDRGGRFHGRKGEQFILHMPIYSVNE; this comes from the coding sequence ATTTCTAAAAAACTATCATTTGGACACAGAACAAAGAGAATTTACCGCCATGCCGATGGGGGCGTTGGAGAAGTGCGAAAAAGATGTGGAACGCCATCCTATCGTAATTTTGTACAAAGGAGAGCCTGCTGGGTTCTTTGTGCTGCATGAAGGGGATGGGCCAAAAACGTATACAGATGATCCTCACGCACTTTTATTAAGGGCTTATTCCATCAGTACTTCCTTTCAAGGAAAAGGAATTGCCAAGGAATCCATGAAGCGGCTCCCGGGGTTTGTCCAGAAACATTTTCCAGATAAAAAAGAAGTCGTACTGGGGGTGAACCATGGCAATCAGCCGGCTAAAACCTTATATTTAAAGGCAGGGTTTGAAGATAGGGGCGGAAGATTCCATGGACGCAAAGGGGAGCAGTTTATTTTACATATGCCCATTTACTCTGTGAATGAATAA
- a CDS encoding chromate transporter has product MKNNEKSFSRLLELFLVSLKLGFTSFGGPIAHLGYFHNEYIRRRKWLDEKSYADLVALCQFLPGPASSQVGIGIGVMRAGVLGGITAFIGFTLPSVIVLILFALLLKGWELGDAGWVHGLKIVAVAVVAQAIMGMSAKLAPDLTRKAIALIALVITLLLPASFTQVGIILFSALIGYMLLKNNDPSERDSIMRIPLTRKFGAICLSLFLALLLLLPLAREATDSKAVAMFDSFYRSGSLVFGGGHVVLPLLEREVVPNGWAEKSNFLAGYGAAQAVPGPLFTFAAYLGAVISGWKGGLIATAAIFLPAFLLIFGALPFWDALRKNPKIRGSLAGVNAAVVGILIAAFYTPIWTSSIQKPSDFAFAAVLFSLLVFWKLPPWVIVFVGAVGGLLIG; this is encoded by the coding sequence ATGAAAAATAATGAAAAATCTTTTAGCAGGCTTCTCGAACTATTTTTGGTTTCATTAAAATTAGGATTTACCTCTTTTGGCGGTCCAATCGCACACTTAGGATATTTTCATAATGAATACATCCGCCGGCGGAAGTGGCTGGATGAAAAAAGCTATGCAGATCTAGTGGCACTGTGTCAATTCCTTCCGGGTCCGGCAAGCAGTCAGGTAGGCATCGGAATTGGAGTGATGAGAGCGGGTGTATTGGGAGGTATCACTGCCTTTATCGGATTCACCCTTCCATCTGTGATAGTTCTGATTCTGTTTGCTTTGCTGTTGAAAGGCTGGGAACTCGGGGACGCCGGATGGGTTCACGGTTTGAAAATCGTCGCTGTGGCGGTCGTTGCCCAGGCGATCATGGGGATGTCGGCAAAATTAGCGCCTGATCTAACGCGAAAAGCCATTGCTTTAATAGCACTTGTCATCACACTGCTTTTGCCAGCTTCCTTTACACAGGTCGGAATCATTCTTTTTTCGGCATTGATCGGATATATGTTGCTGAAAAATAATGATCCATCAGAAAGAGACTCCATTATGAGAATCCCTCTTACCCGAAAGTTTGGAGCGATCTGTTTAAGTTTGTTTTTGGCGCTCCTTCTGCTCCTTCCACTTGCAAGGGAAGCGACAGATTCAAAAGCAGTCGCGATGTTCGACAGTTTCTACCGCTCTGGTTCACTTGTTTTTGGAGGCGGTCATGTGGTGCTTCCGTTGTTGGAGAGGGAAGTAGTGCCAAATGGATGGGCGGAGAAGTCGAACTTTCTAGCAGGATACGGGGCAGCACAGGCAGTACCAGGACCGCTGTTCACATTTGCCGCTTATTTAGGTGCGGTGATCAGTGGGTGGAAGGGCGGACTCATTGCCACAGCCGCTATTTTCCTGCCAGCCTTTTTATTGATATTCGGAGCATTGCCGTTTTGGGATGCATTGAGAAAAAATCCAAAAATCCGCGGTTCCTTGGCAGGGGTCAATGCGGCTGTTGTGGGAATACTCATTGCCGCGTTCTATACACCAATCTGGACCAGTTCGATTCAGAAACCATCGGATTTTGCTTTCGCCGCTGTCTTATTCAGCCTACTTGTTTTTTGGAAGCTTCCGCCTTGGGTGATCGTCTTTGTAGGGGCAGTTGGGGGATTGTTGATTGGATAA
- the lysS gene encoding lysine--tRNA ligase, with protein MTNEQRIRRIEKLETLISQGISAYPEKFTANYEPSEAARLEDGTTEVRVAGRIMSVRNFSKLSFITISNINGSLQLLLKREEVGDEAFEQFFEFVDIGDFIGANGRMYSTKTGEKTLRIESYVFLGKALRTLPEKWHGLSNVELRYRQRYLDLLMTTDTQRRLLSRSSMVRAIRRFFEDKGFLEVETPVLQHTSSGAIAEPFKTFHNALDTELNLRIAPETYLKRLIVGGFTKVFEFAKCFRNEGISPQHLQEFTMVEGYAAYWNYEDTMKLMREMLLNVLQQTFNTTTIMLQGQAIDFSLKWEVVSFRDLILKDTGIDIDLFPEVKDLYQETKRKNLHLEHPDIESLGRGNFIDLLYKRMCRPHLIKPTFLIQHPIDLSPLARANDKNPTITDRFQLVVNGAEIINAYSELVDPLEQRRRLQEQALLKSNGDLEAMEMDEDYLAAMEYGMPPISGWGFGIERLLMVLTDSDTIKDCVLFPLTKKL; from the coding sequence ATGACCAACGAACAAAGAATAAGAAGAATCGAGAAACTAGAAACTTTAATATCTCAGGGAATTTCAGCCTATCCCGAAAAATTTACAGCAAACTACGAACCTAGCGAAGCCGCACGACTTGAAGATGGTACAACTGAAGTAAGAGTTGCTGGGCGAATAATGAGTGTCCGGAATTTTAGTAAACTGAGTTTTATTACGATCTCAAACATCAATGGAAGCCTTCAACTACTTTTAAAAAGAGAAGAAGTTGGTGATGAGGCATTTGAACAATTCTTTGAGTTTGTAGATATTGGGGATTTTATAGGTGCTAACGGGCGAATGTATTCGACTAAAACAGGTGAAAAAACATTGCGTATCGAAAGCTATGTATTTCTTGGAAAGGCATTAAGAACTTTGCCTGAGAAGTGGCATGGATTAAGTAATGTTGAACTTAGATACAGACAGCGTTACCTAGATTTACTGATGACAACAGACACTCAAAGACGATTGCTTAGCAGATCAAGTATGGTTCGTGCAATTCGTAGATTTTTTGAAGATAAAGGCTTTTTGGAAGTTGAAACACCAGTCTTGCAACATACATCTTCGGGTGCAATAGCAGAACCTTTTAAAACGTTTCATAACGCTTTGGACACTGAATTAAATTTAAGAATAGCCCCTGAAACCTATTTGAAGCGATTAATTGTAGGTGGTTTTACCAAAGTATTTGAATTTGCAAAGTGTTTCAGAAATGAAGGAATCAGCCCTCAACATCTTCAAGAGTTTACAATGGTTGAAGGCTATGCGGCATACTGGAATTATGAGGATACAATGAAATTAATGCGTGAAATGCTTCTGAATGTTCTCCAACAAACCTTTAATACAACGACAATAATGTTACAAGGTCAAGCTATTGATTTTTCATTAAAGTGGGAAGTTGTTTCTTTCCGAGATTTAATTTTAAAAGACACAGGGATTGATATTGACCTTTTTCCTGAGGTTAAAGATTTGTATCAAGAAACTAAGAGAAAAAATCTCCATTTAGAACATCCTGATATTGAGTCATTGGGGAGAGGTAATTTCATTGATCTTCTTTACAAGAGAATGTGCAGACCTCACCTTATTAAGCCAACATTCTTAATTCAGCACCCTATTGATTTATCTCCACTTGCTCGTGCCAATGATAAAAACCCTACTATAACAGATCGATTTCAATTGGTGGTGAACGGTGCTGAAATTATAAATGCCTATTCTGAGTTAGTTGATCCACTTGAACAAAGAAGAAGGCTGCAGGAACAAGCTCTTCTTAAAAGCAATGGAGATTTAGAAGCGATGGAGATGGATGAAGATTATTTAGCTGCTATGGAATATGGAATGCCTCCAATTTCAGGTTGGGGATTTGGAATTGAACGTTTGTTAATGGTGCTAACTGATAGTGATACTATTAAGGATTGCGTTTTGTTTCCATTGACAAAAAAATTATAA
- a CDS encoding DUF5412 family protein — protein MSQRYNLWSFYLSLLSLLFLLSLIYSDWSIAPPYIFWFISVISFILGIIGFKDKTSRRSRFRSWFTVILSLMLSGIFFLGVIRFLFISEELIKTAVSPDDNYKVEFYLINGGAATSFSVLGKLDGPLWLKKTIYYQSPMDHADVKWVDNHTISINNQILNIKEGDTYSH, from the coding sequence ATGTCTCAAAGATATAATTTGTGGTCATTTTATTTAAGTTTGCTTTCGCTATTGTTTTTATTGAGTCTGATTTATTCTGACTGGTCGATAGCCCCTCCTTACATTTTTTGGTTCATATCTGTCATTTCCTTTATACTCGGGATAATAGGATTTAAGGATAAAACAAGTAGACGATCAAGATTTCGAAGTTGGTTTACAGTTATTCTGTCGCTGATGCTATCAGGGATTTTCTTTCTGGGTGTCATTCGATTTCTATTTATTTCAGAGGAATTAATTAAAACAGCGGTGTCTCCGGATGACAACTATAAGGTAGAATTCTATTTGATTAACGGCGGTGCCGCTACATCATTTAGTGTGCTCGGCAAATTAGATGGTCCCTTATGGTTAAAAAAAACGATATATTATCAATCCCCGATGGACCATGCCGATGTAAAATGGGTGGATAACCATACGATTTCAATCAATAATCAAATTTTGAACATAAAAGAAGGAGATACGTATTCTCACTGA
- a CDS encoding ATP-binding protein yields the protein MKKRLVIITVGKTHSGKTTFAKELEKKLANGVVIDQDNHAQFIQTHYQSLVPNQGANTLKHAVSRLIVDYAKEHSECDFIICNSNLSRTDREYLLNELFDRQKFVRILVHFDLPVEVLNERVASTKRSTNIFRDDSISFEQLLQSQREEVPVEGEAEYLFTINNCEEVNRVMEEILAVANERVEVDSYENH from the coding sequence TTGAAAAAAAGACTTGTCATTATTACGGTTGGCAAAACACATAGCGGGAAAACAACTTTTGCCAAGGAATTAGAAAAGAAACTGGCGAATGGTGTTGTCATAGATCAAGACAATCATGCTCAATTCATTCAAACTCATTATCAATCACTCGTGCCAAATCAAGGGGCAAATACCTTGAAGCATGCTGTTTCCAGACTAATTGTCGATTATGCGAAGGAGCATTCGGAGTGCGATTTTATTATTTGTAATTCCAATTTAAGCAGAACTGATCGGGAATATTTGCTTAATGAGTTGTTTGATAGACAAAAATTTGTGCGCATTCTTGTTCATTTTGATCTCCCGGTAGAAGTTTTGAATGAAAGGGTGGCATCCACGAAAAGGAGTACGAACATTTTTAGAGATGACAGCATTTCATTTGAACAATTACTGCAAAGTCAGCGGGAAGAAGTTCCAGTTGAAGGGGAAGCGGAGTACTTATTTACTATAAATAATTGTGAGGAAGTTAATAGAGTGATGGAAGAAATTTTAGCAGTTGCTAACGAACGAGTAGAGGTGGATTCATATGAAAATCATTGA
- a CDS encoding NUDIX hydrolase has protein sequence MTYTPPKHIVSAATIVINDNKEILLIKGPRRGWEMPGGQVEEGESLKDAAIRETKEESGIDVEVIKFCGIFQNVNKSICNTLFLAKPVGGELTTSPESIEVGYFPIEQALEMVTIANFRQRIELCLDESCHPFYIGF, from the coding sequence ATGACCTATACACCACCAAAACATATTGTTTCAGCAGCCACAATTGTCATTAATGACAATAAGGAAATTTTACTGATCAAAGGTCCAAGAAGAGGTTGGGAAATGCCGGGTGGACAAGTGGAAGAAGGGGAGTCTCTAAAAGACGCAGCTATCCGGGAAACAAAAGAGGAGTCTGGAATCGATGTTGAAGTAATTAAATTTTGTGGAATCTTTCAGAACGTAAACAAATCGATATGCAACACACTATTCCTGGCAAAACCAGTAGGCGGAGAACTAACAACGAGTCCAGAGAGTATAGAGGTTGGCTACTTTCCGATTGAGCAAGCATTGGAAATGGTGACCATTGCGAACTTCAGACAAAGAATTGAGTTATGTTTAGATGAAAGCTGCCATCCATTTTACATAGGATTTTAA
- a CDS encoding MDR family MFS transporter: protein MKIRYWDTNLKVRLIGEGLFNMLFWMYFPFITVYFSGAFGKSIAGMLMTVPPLFSLWGSLLGGALSDRVGRRPVMLFGALLQTIMFALFALSGSHWIDYIAFIGIGIGGAIYRPASQSMVADLAPPKELREIFATFTTANNIGAILGPLLGAIFFFHYRQELLWTCAVVMLGYFIAIYLIVHESMPIRVDIQEKRPISTELKEQWKGYGIIFRDKIFLFYIIAGIFSLVAIMQLDLYLPVYIINHVPGQALFTWNHWSFHISSTEVFGWVLGFNGLLFVLFILPVTKWFGNWKERNVFILSSLMAGGGTFLVGLNTNIWYLFFVTIIFTFGEMVRSPVTQSFISRYAPEHARGQYMGADSLQYTIGKFLAPITVFLSSWIAPMGIFTLILGFSLVSILFYHLLFRFYKEQPLASKLN, encoded by the coding sequence ATGAAGATACGCTATTGGGATACAAATCTAAAAGTGAGGCTGATCGGGGAAGGGTTATTCAATATGCTTTTTTGGATGTATTTCCCGTTCATTACGGTCTATTTCAGCGGGGCTTTTGGAAAAAGTATAGCGGGGATGCTGATGACTGTCCCTCCTCTCTTCAGCCTTTGGGGAAGTTTACTTGGAGGAGCGCTTTCAGACCGGGTGGGAAGAAGGCCGGTTATGTTGTTCGGAGCCCTGCTGCAAACAATCATGTTTGCTTTATTCGCATTGTCGGGATCGCATTGGATTGACTACATTGCGTTCATCGGCATCGGGATTGGGGGTGCGATCTATCGTCCAGCAAGCCAGTCCATGGTGGCAGACCTCGCACCTCCTAAAGAACTTCGTGAGATCTTTGCCACTTTTACAACTGCAAATAACATTGGTGCCATTCTTGGACCACTGCTCGGCGCCATTTTCTTCTTCCATTACCGTCAAGAGCTCCTATGGACATGTGCAGTGGTGATGCTTGGCTATTTCATCGCCATCTACTTAATCGTCCATGAATCTATGCCAATTAGAGTAGATATTCAAGAAAAACGACCGATTTCAACCGAGTTGAAAGAACAATGGAAAGGCTACGGCATCATTTTTCGCGATAAAATATTTTTATTTTATATCATTGCAGGCATATTTTCGCTCGTCGCGATCATGCAGCTCGACCTGTATCTACCCGTCTACATCATCAACCACGTTCCAGGTCAGGCACTTTTCACCTGGAACCATTGGTCATTCCATATCAGCAGCACAGAAGTATTTGGGTGGGTGCTTGGATTCAACGGCCTATTATTTGTCCTGTTCATCCTGCCTGTCACCAAATGGTTCGGGAATTGGAAGGAACGAAATGTATTTATCCTCTCTTCCTTGATGGCGGGCGGCGGAACATTTCTCGTCGGACTGAACACAAACATCTGGTACTTATTTTTCGTGACCATCATCTTTACATTCGGGGAAATGGTCCGCTCCCCTGTCACCCAAAGCTTCATCAGCCGCTATGCACCAGAGCATGCCCGCGGACAGTACATGGGAGCCGACAGCTTACAGTACACAATCGGCAAATTTCTAGCTCCCATCACCGTGTTCCTTTCAAGCTGGATTGCACCAATGGGGATCTTCACACTCATACTCGGCTTTTCACTTGTCAGTATATTGTTTTACCACTTACTATTTCGCTTTTATAAGGAACAGCCATTAGCGTCTAAACTAAATTAG
- a CDS encoding hydrolase: MSYGEHGYCCDDSWDTYHEYDKCGCHEHHEDKKKKCEGCVCDLLKNLHKGTKVDIFLKGSKEIKGLVFVCLNEKNCCASFVEKCAGSILILDCQAIEGIRIQRNCSC, from the coding sequence ATGTCATACGGTGAACATGGGTATTGCTGTGATGATAGTTGGGATACTTATCATGAGTACGATAAGTGCGGGTGCCACGAACATCATGAGGATAAAAAGAAGAAATGCGAAGGCTGTGTCTGCGATTTGCTGAAGAACCTTCATAAAGGGACAAAAGTGGACATTTTCTTGAAAGGCTCGAAAGAAATCAAGGGATTAGTATTTGTTTGTTTGAATGAGAAAAACTGCTGTGCCAGTTTTGTAGAAAAGTGTGCGGGATCCATTCTCATTTTGGATTGCCAGGCGATTGAAGGCATCAGAATTCAAAGAAATTGCAGCTGCTGA
- a CDS encoding MerR family transcriptional regulator, with the protein MKIGKFAELMKTTKHTVRHYEELELLTPEWDGPYKKYGEKEIADFRVILEMKDLGLALVEIQSLFKLKQALGCGDLGLLKQVLNQLEEYAEGLKKQEEDLKARRLILEEELDEIRDYFSSVNHDK; encoded by the coding sequence ATGAAAATCGGCAAATTTGCAGAATTGATGAAAACAACCAAACATACGGTGCGCCATTATGAGGAATTGGAGCTGTTGACACCGGAGTGGGATGGTCCGTATAAAAAGTATGGGGAAAAAGAGATTGCCGATTTTCGAGTGATTCTTGAGATGAAAGATCTTGGCCTAGCTCTCGTGGAGATCCAATCATTATTTAAGTTGAAACAAGCTTTAGGCTGCGGGGATTTGGGGTTGCTGAAACAGGTCCTTAATCAATTAGAGGAATATGCAGAGGGGCTTAAAAAGCAAGAGGAAGATTTGAAAGCCAGACGACTGATTCTTGAAGAGGAACTAGATGAAATTAGAGATTATTTTTCTAGTGTAAATCATGATAAATGA
- a CDS encoding DinB family protein, with translation MSRKELLLNVLSSTFDQESWYAPLKPSIEGTTAEQACWKPTGEAAKSIWQNVNHIMYYKERLVANLEGSEWPYKLSGNENFDFTKQSNVENEWKKVIERVEDAHLKLKSLLMEKTDEELSELEGELMDIFLHDAYHTGQIMQIRKLQGAWPSNR, from the coding sequence ATGTCTAGAAAAGAATTGCTATTAAATGTTTTGAGTTCGACATTTGACCAAGAGAGCTGGTATGCTCCTTTGAAACCTTCCATTGAAGGCACTACTGCCGAACAAGCCTGCTGGAAGCCGACAGGGGAGGCAGCGAAATCGATTTGGCAGAATGTGAATCACATTATGTATTATAAAGAGAGACTTGTCGCCAACTTAGAAGGCAGCGAGTGGCCATACAAACTCAGTGGGAATGAGAATTTCGATTTTACAAAGCAATCAAATGTTGAGAATGAGTGGAAAAAAGTCATTGAACGGGTAGAAGATGCTCATTTGAAACTCAAGAGCCTGCTGATGGAAAAAACAGATGAAGAGCTAAGTGAGCTGGAAGGGGAATTAATGGATATCTTTCTTCATGATGCCTATCACACAGGGCAGATCATGCAGATTAGAAAATTGCAGGGAGCTTGGCCGTCGAATAGATAG
- a CDS encoding MerR family transcriptional regulator, translated as MKTKILTIQKMADQTGLSVHTLRYYEKIGLLKDVKRDENGYRQYEEKDVLWTEFLIRLKDTGMSIENMKIFSALRSTGDETISARRELLVSHQKNVQKEIKWLQENLKKIEEKIVHYQTLEENRDGDTTN; from the coding sequence ATGAAGACAAAAATACTTACCATACAAAAAATGGCCGATCAAACAGGTTTATCGGTCCATACACTTCGTTACTATGAAAAAATTGGATTATTAAAAGATGTAAAAAGGGATGAAAATGGCTACCGCCAATACGAGGAAAAAGATGTTCTATGGACTGAGTTTCTGATCAGGTTGAAGGACACTGGCATGTCTATTGAAAACATGAAGATCTTCTCGGCACTACGGAGCACTGGGGATGAAACTATTTCTGCAAGACGGGAGCTTCTAGTATCCCATCAAAAAAATGTACAAAAGGAGATTAAATGGCTGCAAGAAAATCTGAAAAAAATTGAGGAGAAAATTGTTCATTATCAAACATTGGAGGAAAATAGGGATGGAGATACGACAAATTGA
- a CDS encoding carboxymuconolactone decarboxylase family protein, which translates to MDDNRFEKGWAVLMEVDGEGGQRVIESLKEIAPDLGKYVVEFAFGDIYSREGLDLKQRQLVTLTALTVLGGCEPQLKVHLKAGLNVGLTQKEIVEAIMHCGPYVGFPRVLNAIFTAKEVFQGE; encoded by the coding sequence ATGGATGATAATCGCTTTGAAAAAGGTTGGGCAGTATTAATGGAAGTGGATGGGGAAGGCGGTCAGAGAGTCATTGAGTCCTTAAAGGAGATTGCCCCGGACTTAGGGAAATATGTGGTGGAATTTGCTTTCGGGGATATTTATTCACGAGAAGGACTTGATTTAAAGCAGAGGCAGCTCGTAACATTAACAGCACTTACGGTACTGGGCGGATGTGAGCCTCAGCTCAAGGTACATCTAAAGGCAGGATTAAATGTAGGGCTCACGCAAAAAGAAATTGTAGAGGCAATAATGCATTGTGGCCCATATGTTGGCTTTCCAAGAGTGTTGAATGCCATCTTCACAGCAAAAGAAGTGTTCCAGGGGGAGTAA
- a CDS encoding YihY/virulence factor BrkB family protein, with amino-acid sequence MRVNIVKEVGIRFFSLRVYDLSAQMAYYFLMSVFPFLLLIYSLLAFVPIRADVVLEMLRPYAPVSTYQLIEDTLTYTVMKQKGNILPLSLIITLWLSSMGFQSMKRVLNAAYGITGKHHFLKEVLEGILLTIGFMIAILFSVFVPVFERMLRHTINGALPIDQLYRIQLIIQWGVGSLFLFLFFMGLFYFSPNIKLRLKNVIPGAIFSTICWQLGSLGFASYVKGNNYSVLYGQVGSIVVLMLWFYLSAMIIILGGILNAVIAKEDPRDDRRGPEFVD; translated from the coding sequence ATGAGAGTGAATATTGTGAAGGAAGTGGGCATCCGTTTTTTTAGCTTGCGGGTGTATGATTTATCCGCACAGATGGCTTACTATTTTTTGATGTCTGTCTTTCCATTTTTGCTGCTGATTTATTCATTATTGGCATTTGTTCCGATCCGGGCGGATGTCGTCTTAGAAATGCTGCGTCCGTATGCGCCGGTGAGTACGTATCAGTTAATTGAAGATACCCTTACATATACCGTCATGAAGCAAAAAGGAAATATACTCCCGCTCAGTTTGATCATCACCCTTTGGCTGTCTTCGATGGGATTCCAGAGCATGAAGCGGGTGTTGAATGCCGCCTATGGGATCACAGGCAAACATCATTTCTTGAAGGAAGTGTTGGAAGGAATTCTATTGACAATCGGCTTTATGATAGCCATTTTATTCTCAGTGTTTGTTCCGGTCTTTGAACGAATGCTGCGCCATACGATTAACGGAGCATTGCCGATCGACCAGCTTTACCGCATTCAACTGATCATTCAATGGGGTGTGGGAAGCTTGTTCTTATTTCTGTTTTTCATGGGCTTATTTTATTTCTCGCCGAATATCAAACTCAGGCTTAAAAACGTGATACCAGGGGCCATATTTTCGACCATCTGCTGGCAGCTTGGATCCCTCGGATTTGCGTCCTATGTGAAAGGAAATAACTATTCCGTCCTTTATGGACAAGTCGGCAGCATCGTAGTCCTGATGCTCTGGTTTTATCTATCGGCGATGATCATCATCCTTGGGGGGATCCTCAATGCCGTCATCGCTAAAGAAGATCCAAGAGATGACAGGAGAGGACCGGAATTTGTTGACTAA
- a CDS encoding cation diffusion facilitator family transporter: MSHHHHHHDHGFDSAREGNRKGLLAAFIITLAFMIAEFIGGLVSNSLALLSDSGHMLSDTASLGLSLLAIWFASRPPSPNKTYGYYRFEILAALFNAITLFVITAFIFYEAYKRFVHPPEVASGTMLIIAILGLLSNLLSAWFLMKKGDVKENLNLKSAYLHVLGDTLGSIGAIGASLLIMFFKWYIADPIISVIVGLLILKSAWGILQNSVHILMEGTPDHCNEEEMTERLKEVDGVLEVHDIHIWTITSGMDLFTCHVQIEEERNEQDLLQKLIELLKDEYKIEHSTIQIEKSNLSHPELKV; this comes from the coding sequence TTGTCACATCATCACCATCATCATGACCATGGATTTGATTCCGCACGTGAAGGCAATCGTAAGGGTCTTTTGGCTGCGTTCATTATCACGCTTGCCTTTATGATCGCCGAGTTTATCGGGGGATTAGTATCCAACAGTCTTGCATTGCTTTCCGATAGCGGACATATGCTGAGCGATACTGCGTCGCTTGGCTTGAGTCTTTTGGCAATTTGGTTTGCCAGCCGGCCGCCTTCGCCTAATAAAACCTATGGTTACTATCGATTTGAAATATTAGCGGCCTTATTTAATGCCATCACATTATTTGTTATCACCGCATTCATTTTTTACGAAGCTTATAAGCGTTTTGTCCACCCGCCTGAGGTGGCAAGCGGGACCATGCTTATCATTGCAATTTTAGGGTTGTTGTCTAACCTTTTGAGCGCTTGGTTCTTAATGAAAAAAGGGGATGTTAAGGAGAATCTTAATTTAAAAAGTGCCTATCTTCATGTCCTTGGGGATACGCTCGGTTCCATAGGAGCGATTGGGGCAAGCCTTCTGATCATGTTTTTCAAATGGTATATAGCCGATCCAATCATCTCGGTCATTGTCGGCCTCTTGATTCTAAAAAGTGCATGGGGCATCCTGCAGAACAGCGTGCATATTCTCATGGAAGGGACTCCCGATCATTGCAATGAGGAAGAAATGACCGAGCGGCTGAAAGAAGTGGACGGTGTGCTTGAAGTGCATGACATCCACATCTGGACAATCACATCCGGCATGGACCTTTTTACCTGCCACGTTCAAATAGAAGAAGAACGCAATGAGCAGGACTTGCTGCAAAAATTGATTGAATTGCTAAAGGATGAATATAAAATCGAACACAGTACCATTCAAATTGAAAAATCCAATCTGAGTCATCCAGAATTAAAAGTGTAA
- a CDS encoding cysteine hydrolase family protein has protein sequence MTSALLILDIQKDFVLPSGRFPIAEHQMLPIISRINEVSELFHLSNLPVIYIGNEFERKQIIGNFFRNGAALKGSQGAELDDRLTRVNDIYFSKKQGNALTNTMLTNYLRNNKAKHLFIMGVFAEGCIKATAFGSIKKGFHTTVIMDGVGGGTDQKVENSFRLMAKKGISLLKSHSIVNELSLRPVK, from the coding sequence TTGACGTCTGCACTGTTGATTTTAGATATTCAAAAAGATTTTGTCCTGCCGTCAGGTCGTTTCCCGATAGCAGAACACCAAATGTTGCCTATCATATCTCGGATCAATGAAGTGTCGGAATTATTTCATTTATCCAATCTGCCTGTCATCTATATAGGAAATGAATTTGAGAGAAAACAAATAATCGGCAATTTTTTTCGCAACGGTGCTGCATTAAAAGGTTCACAGGGAGCGGAACTGGACGACCGGTTAACGCGGGTGAATGACATTTATTTTTCAAAAAAACAGGGAAATGCGTTAACCAATACAATGCTTACCAATTATTTGCGTAATAATAAAGCGAAACACCTTTTTATAATGGGAGTATTTGCAGAAGGATGTATAAAAGCGACAGCGTTTGGCTCCATCAAAAAAGGTTTTCATACAACAGTGATCATGGATGGAGTTGGTGGAGGGACCGATCAAAAGGTGGAAAATTCTTTTAGACTTATGGCTAAAAAAGGCATCAGCCTATTAAAATCCCATTCCATTGTGAATGAATTATCGTTGAGGCCAGTAAAATAG